One Streptomyces sp. R28 DNA window includes the following coding sequences:
- a CDS encoding RICIN domain-containing protein — protein sequence MPTPHPPRPPYPPPGGVPEESDEGIAARLRGRPDGEAAPSVALLMARHWPPAHAYAVICLASAEGVADMVTAAAFHQVLDRLALGEPATALRPRLLVAVRDTVRQWSAEERISDVLPELGKPAGGRGMRTAKSMTPENRKLADRSFQALPGLARCLLWHTEVEAEPLSVPAGLLGMDTVTASAALEQARDKFREGCVHAHRELAPTKDCRFYNRLLDVPIRRGGALLPDVQQHLTECRYCRNAAEQLSHFEGGLGVLIAEAVLGWGARRYLDTRPGRTQSDGPDTRGSARHGSGRRRLLPRIPAQVRRVPGGPRSSRTLLTGVGVASAGLIAIMLVAGLLSDDDGVDPAASATGGGTGPQAPPAVSSSPPGTAQLPNTPRQTRLRNDEAGLCLDIRGEPKAGAGTELAECSSDDTQQWSYEKDGVLRSVADSDLCLDSHVDAGVVILGKCVDDDSKRADDVRYDLTVQGELLPRWDEQLALTFATADAGADIVVKVRDGSDEQRWLTDPVASANPGSLSSAETETPTARAVRLAAEEA from the coding sequence GTGCCCACCCCCCACCCCCCTCGCCCTCCTTACCCCCCGCCAGGCGGGGTTCCCGAGGAATCCGACGAAGGTATCGCCGCCCGGCTGCGGGGCCGTCCGGACGGCGAGGCCGCTCCGTCCGTCGCGCTGCTCATGGCGCGGCACTGGCCACCGGCCCACGCATACGCGGTGATCTGTCTCGCATCCGCGGAGGGCGTCGCCGACATGGTCACCGCCGCTGCCTTCCACCAGGTCCTAGACCGCCTGGCGCTGGGCGAACCGGCCACCGCGCTGCGGCCCCGGCTGCTCGTGGCCGTCCGGGACACAGTCCGGCAGTGGTCGGCCGAAGAGCGAATATCGGACGTTCTGCCGGAGCTGGGGAAACCTGCGGGCGGTCGCGGTATGCGTACCGCGAAGTCCATGACGCCCGAAAATCGGAAGCTCGCCGATCGGTCATTCCAGGCGCTTCCGGGACTTGCCCGGTGTCTGCTCTGGCACACCGAGGTCGAGGCCGAGCCGTTAAGCGTCCCCGCCGGTCTGCTGGGCATGGATACCGTTACCGCCTCGGCCGCGCTCGAACAGGCGCGTGATAAATTCCGCGAAGGTTGTGTACATGCCCATCGGGAACTCGCGCCGACGAAGGATTGCCGGTTCTACAACCGCCTCCTCGACGTCCCGATTCGCCGGGGCGGCGCTCTGCTGCCGGATGTCCAGCAGCATCTGACGGAGTGCCGCTACTGCCGTAACGCCGCCGAACAACTGAGCCATTTCGAGGGCGGGTTGGGTGTGCTCATCGCCGAGGCGGTGCTCGGCTGGGGCGCACGCCGCTATCTCGACACCAGACCCGGCCGCACCCAGAGCGACGGACCCGACACCCGCGGCTCCGCCCGGCACGGCTCGGGACGCCGCCGCCTGCTGCCGCGGATCCCCGCGCAGGTCCGCAGGGTGCCCGGCGGACCGCGCTCCTCGCGGACGCTGCTCACGGGGGTTGGCGTGGCCTCAGCAGGGCTGATCGCGATCATGCTCGTGGCAGGCCTGCTGTCGGACGACGACGGGGTCGACCCGGCCGCCTCCGCCACCGGCGGCGGTACCGGACCCCAAGCGCCCCCCGCGGTCTCCTCCTCACCGCCCGGCACGGCCCAGCTGCCCAACACGCCACGGCAGACCAGGCTGCGCAACGACGAAGCCGGCCTGTGCCTCGACATCCGGGGCGAGCCGAAGGCCGGGGCCGGCACCGAACTGGCCGAGTGCTCCTCGGACGACACCCAGCAGTGGTCGTACGAGAAGGACGGCGTGCTGCGCAGCGTGGCGGACTCCGACCTGTGTCTGGACTCGCACGTGGACGCGGGCGTGGTGATCCTCGGCAAGTGCGTGGACGACGACTCGAAGCGGGCCGACGACGTGCGCTACGACCTCACCGTGCAGGGCGAGTTGCTGCCCCGCTGGGACGAGCAGCTCGCCCTGACGTTCGCCACGGCGGACGCGGGCGCCGACATCGTCGTCAAGGTCCGCGACGGCTCCGACGAACAGCGCTGGCTGACCGATCCCGTGGCCTCGGCGAACCCCGGGTCGCTGTCGAGCGCGGAGACCGAGACGCCGACGGCGCGGGCGGTGCGGTTGGCGGCTGAGGAGGCGTAG